A section of the Harmonia axyridis chromosome 2, icHarAxyr1.1, whole genome shotgun sequence genome encodes:
- the LOC123671969 gene encoding protein cueball, with translation MLLKLCAIFMLLKLSNGQDEGHEWDLAVATAGRIELLSYNGTLIGTASEGFEKLKALTFDNVRHRFIVSEMDEFNNNDTIHAIDLTKNADNNPLIADLPDDVQGLAVDPIDDILYWTDFKNRTINFLSLKDDNPQGKILFAFDEASPQDIAVDICRRFIYWTNSNRRKPSIERAKIGSRKREVLVNTDLGLPAGITIDYVTKRIYWTDMKGGIYFRIESTNLEGKERQIIYEGINSEPFAVAVKDEHLYYTDLRRNALWKFDLESKTQPIIIREFEQKPMGLIAKKKQIRTLPECQSLEQAYEKYSNPVIENFDIYKEDETVKKEIQCINGTMENGVCKCSRGYSGVFCELSLCHNFCLLGSCHLTSQGYPYCHCPEGSGGTRCEKDCDGYCMNGGRCSFSLADAKLPTCSCPEGFNGPRCEESVIIDSLCDLYCSQDASNSKIQHDNSYCKCSERNYTNLGNQSPQALSSLEGTSNYINYLQDPVFISMGCVTLTALLACMVLTLIVVYLRRKPNPKIRRRYIVNKNPSTSMTERPHAQQCEITIENCCNMNICETPCYEPPRLQKILSSRNEDKKMLLSNMEKVEDY, from the exons ATGTTACTTAAACTCTGTGCAATTTTTATGTTACTGAAATTGTCTAATGGTCAGGACGAGGGACACGAGTGGG ATTTAGCAGTGGCAACAGCTGGACGTATAGAACTTCTTTCATATAATGGAACTCTAATAGGAACTGCTAGTGAGGGTTTCGAAAAATTAAAAGCTTTAACCTTCGATAATGTGAGACATAGGTTCATTGTCAGCGAAATGGatgaatttaataataatgatacaaTTCACGCCATCGACCTAACCAAAAATGCTGATAACAATCCCCTTATTGCTGATCTACCAGATGATGTCCAG ggATTAGCTGTCGACCCAATTGATGATATACTTTATTGGactgatttcaaaaatcgaacaatcAACTTCCTATCTCTCAAAGATGATAATCCACAGGGTAAAATTCTCTTTGCATTCGACGAAGCATCTCCTCAAGATATTGCAGTGGACATTTGCAGAAG GTTTATTTATTGGACAAACTCTAACAGAAGGAAACCCTCCATTGAAAGAGCAAAAATTGGTTCGCGTAAGAGAGAAGTGTTAGTCAATACTGATCTGGGTTTACCTGCAGGAATAACAATTGATTATGTAACTAAAAGAATATACTGGACTGATATGAAAggaggtatttatttcagaaTAGAAAGTACAAATTTAGAAGGAAAAGAAAGACAAATCATATATGAAGGTATAAACTCTGAGCCCTTTGCGGTTGCTGTCAAGGATGAGCATCTTTATTACACAGATTTACGAAGAAATGCTCTTTGGAAATTTGATCTTGAATCTAAAACACAGCCAATAATTATAAGAGAGTTTGAACAAAAACCAATGGGCTTGATAGcgaagaaaaaacaaattcgTACATTGCCTGAGTGCCAGTCACTAGAGCAGGCTTATGAGAAGTACTCAAACCCTGTGATAGAGAATTTTGATATATATAAAGAAGATGAAACGGTTAAGAAGGAAATTCAATGCATAAATGGAACTATGGAAAACGGCGTTTGCAAATGTTCTAGAGGTTATAGTGGAGTCTTTTGTGAATTATCTTTGTGCCATAATTTTTGCCTTTTGGGCTCATGCCACTTAACAAGCCAAGGTTATCCATACTGCCACTGTCCCGAAGGATCAGGAGGAACTAGATGTGAAAAAGACTGTGATGGATATTGTATGAATGGTGGACGTTGCTCATTCAGTTTGGCTGATGCAAAGTTACCAACTTGTTCTTGTCCTGAAGGTTTCAATGGACCTAGATGCGAAGAAAGTGTAATTATAGATAGTTTATGCGATTTATATTGTAGTCAAGATGCATCGAATTCCAAAATTCAACATGACAACAGCTACTGCAA gTGTAGTGAAAGAAATTATACTAATTTGGGAAATCAATCTCCTCAAGCGTTATCATCTTTAGAAGGTACATCGAACTACATAAATTATCTTCAGGACCCAGTTTTCATTTCCATGGGTTGTGTCACCTTAACTGCCTTATTAGCTTGTATGGTTCTTACTTTGATTGTGGTGTATCTTCGAAGGAAACCAAACCCTAAAATTAGGAGGAGATACATCGTGAATAAGAATCCTTCAACTTCTATGACTGAAAGACCTCATGCTCAACAGTGTGAGATAACCATAGAGAACTGTTGCAATATGAATATTTGTGAAACA CCTTGCTATGAGCCACCAAGATTGCAAAAAATCCTCTCCAGTAGAAACGAAGATAAGAAGATGTTACTTTCAAATATGGAGAAAGTGGAGGACTATTGA